A genomic segment from Thamnophis elegans isolate rThaEle1 chromosome 3, rThaEle1.pri, whole genome shotgun sequence encodes:
- the SPATA9 gene encoding spermatogenesis-associated protein 9: MALRPIGWICGEIVRKFAGQAGVIQRAILEVIDEIRDEFPNLLRLTRSNQETNPRVQKSESVITRVFYSAHGAIIMNGLTTLSQSSNSIAKVLQPQLVRKLTELNILSRRLLRTSNTPKQPLYKIKDKKVFFYDIISYPAKAALTSLMCASYAALIFLAVSINKLLAKLKGIIETEDTSRESSSEDVDENGFPKDPEATSPLQQDSSILPIKASQKSGSIHTLLSAVDQESEQ, from the exons CTGGGGTTATACAGAGAGCCATCTTGGAAGTTATAGATGAGATTAGGGATGAATTTCCAAATCTATTGAGGCTGACACGTTCAAACCAG gaAACAAATCCCAGGGTGCAGAAATCTGAGTCAGTTATCACCAGGGTATTCTATTCAGCTCATGGAGCTATCATTATGAATGGGCTAACTACACTATCACAGTCTTCAAACTCCATTGCAAAAGTCTTACAGCCGCAACTTGTTAGAAAATTAACAGAGTTAAATATCTTATCACGACGCCTTTTGAGAACATCAAATACTCCCAAGCAGCCTTTGTATAAGATAAAA GACAAGAAAGTCTTCTTTTATGATATTATTTCCTACCCAGCAAAGGCTGCCCTTACCAGCTTAATGTGTGCTTCTTATGCAGCATTAATTTTTCTG GCAGTCTCCATTAACAAATTGCTGGCAAAATTAAAAGGCATCATTGAAACAGAAGACACTTCTAGAGAAAGCAGCAGTGAAGATGTGGATGAAAATGGATTTCCCAAAGACCCTGAAGCAACTTCCCCCCTTCAACAAGACTCTTCAATACTTCCTATTAAAGCATCACAAAAGAGTGGAAGCATCCATACTCTACTATCAGCAGTGGATCAAGAAAGTGAACAATAA
- the RFESD gene encoding Rieske domain-containing protein isoform X2 produces the protein MASLSTGEMEQDINESSMVKPSKRKEMSSPIYVGREDDIKKLQRTTATVHGRQVVIFYHGGHFYALDCRCYHAGGPLHLGEIEEINGQSCIICPWHKYKITLNTGEGLYQAINPKEPSAVPKWKSKGEKQRTHRVTVDNGNVYVTLSDLMEYKESDYYAEKYKTEKIAEK, from the exons GATATTAATGAAAGCAGTATGGTCAAACCATCTAAAAGGAAGGAAATGTCTAGTCCAATTTATGTTGGTAGAGAAGATGATATTAAAAAGCTCCAGAGAACAACAGCCACTGTCCACGGGAGACAAGTTGTTATTTTCTACCATGGTGGACACTTTTACGCTCTGGATTGCCGCTGTTACC ATGCAGGAGGTCCCTTACATCTTGGTGAAATAGAG GAAATCAATGGGCAATCATGCATTATTTGTCCTTGGCATAAGTATAAAATAACTCTGAATACAGGTGAAGGATTGTATCAAGCAATAAATCCCAAAGAACCATCTGCAGTACCCAAGTGGAAatcaaaaggagaaaaacaaaggaCTCACAGAGTCACCGTGGACAACGGAAATGTTTATGTGACTCTTTCAGATTTAATGGAGTATAAAGAGTCTGACTACTATGctgaaaaatacaaaacagaaaaaattgcagagaaataa